TATGTTTTTTCGTATTTGTTCCATTCAAGCTACAAAGCCCTTAAAGGAGGTTCCTTATGGATCAAAAAAATTCTGATAACACTACAAAGAAAAAAAATAAAAAGAAGAATAAAAGAAGTTTTGGTAAGACTATATTAATTGGTTTTTTAATAACTCTTTTAATTTTAACCGGTGCAGGAGCTGGAGTTGCAGTTGCTGTAATAAAGTCTGCACCTAACATTGATACTGACATACTAAACAACCTAAAACAATCAAGTATGATGTTTGATAAAGACCAAAAACCAATAGAAAGAGTTTCTGGGGAAATAAACCGTACTGTAGTTCCTTTAAATGAAATTCCAGATAATCTACAAAAAGCTTTTATATCAATAGAAGATGAGAGATTTTATAAACATAGTGGAATAGATATTAAAAGAATTTTCGGTGCAGTATTTCACAACGTTAGAACAATGTCAAAGTCTCAAGGTGCATCAACTTTAACTCAACAGCTTATTAAAAATTATGCACTTACCCCTGAAAAGAAATTCACTAGAAAACTTCAAGAAATGTATCTATCACTACAACTTGAAAAGAAACTAAGTAAAGAACAAATACTTGAAGCATATTTAAATACTATATTCCTAGGTGGTTATAATACTTATGGAGTTGAAAGTGCTTCACAGCATTATTTTGGTAAGGATGTAGAAAAACTTACTTTAGCAGAATCTGCTTTAATAGCAGGAATCACTCAAAACCCTTCAAAGTATTATCCTTATAGTAAACGTAATGAAAAAGATCCATCAGCTTATATACAAAGACAACATACGGTTCTTTATAAGATGTTGGAAAATGGATATATAACTAAAGAACAATATGAATCAGCTAAGGCTGATAAACTTAAATTTGTAGATAAAAAACCTACTTATACAGGAAAGTACCAGTGGTTTGTAGAGCCAGCTCTAGACGAGATTGCAAAGGACTTTGCTGCTAAATACAACATTAATGAAAAAGATGCTAGAAATCAAATTGCAACAGGTGGATACAGTATATACCTAACTGTTGACCCAACTCTTCAAGAAGCTGCTCAAAGAGTTGCTAATAATCCTAAGTATTACAGTGGCTTATATGTTCCTTCAAAATATAAGGAGTACTCACCTAGTGAGAAAACAGAAAAGAAGATTCAACCACAGGTTGCAGCTGCAATATATGATTATAATACTGGTGATATGGTAGCAATCGTTGGTGGTCGTGGTGAACATGAAATAGGATCCTTAAATAGAGCTACTGATGTTCCAAGACAACCTGGTTCATCTATTAAACCTCTATCTGTTTATGGTCCTGCTCTAGATAGAAATCTAGTTACTCCTGCAAGTACAGTTAGTGGTAGCAGACTTTCACCATCAGAAACAGGTGGATGGAACCCTAAAAATGCTAATGGACAATATCCAGATAGAATAACTGTTAGAGATGCTTTAAGAGTATCTATGAATACAGTAGCTGTTCGCTTAGGTATTAAGGTGGGCAAATCTAATTCTATGGATTATCTAAAGAACAAATTCCACTTATCTACAGTTACTGAAAATGATAAATCCTTAGCTGCATTATCACTTGGAGGTATGACACATGGTACACTTGCAACTGAAATGG
This genomic stretch from Clostridium cylindrosporum DSM 605 harbors:
- a CDS encoding transglycosylase domain-containing protein; the encoded protein is MDQKNSDNTTKKKNKKKNKRSFGKTILIGFLITLLILTGAGAGVAVAVIKSAPNIDTDILNNLKQSSMMFDKDQKPIERVSGEINRTVVPLNEIPDNLQKAFISIEDERFYKHSGIDIKRIFGAVFHNVRTMSKSQGASTLTQQLIKNYALTPEKKFTRKLQEMYLSLQLEKKLSKEQILEAYLNTIFLGGYNTYGVESASQHYFGKDVEKLTLAESALIAGITQNPSKYYPYSKRNEKDPSAYIQRQHTVLYKMLENGYITKEQYESAKADKLKFVDKKPTYTGKYQWFVEPALDEIAKDFAAKYNINEKDARNQIATGGYSIYLTVDPTLQEAAQRVANNPKYYSGLYVPSKYKEYSPSEKTEKKIQPQVAAAIYDYNTGDMVAIVGGRGEHEIGSLNRATDVPRQPGSSIKPLSVYGPALDRNLVTPASTVSGSRLSPSETGGWNPKNANGQYPDRITVRDALRVSMNTVAVRLGIKVGKSNSMDYLKNKFHLSTVTENDKSLAALSLGGMTHGTLATEMAAAYGVFGNNGMYKEPRMYTKVLDRNGNLVLEKKSTENRSLSSTASYLTLDMMKGVVSNGTGKSAAFGGMPTAGKTGTTNESATVWFTGLTPYYSGAVWVGHDKPSIAVNGLKSNVPARIWADIMREAHRGLSYKDFKRPAGFVSVEVCPVSGKLVTEFCRQAGITPTSDYFPAGSQPSEVCDVHTGIPKTEEVTPETPSTTTPPATTPSTEEGNFDNGNTNSGNTDGNTGNTDGNTNGNTDGTPNNGNGTDGNNGTNNGGNIGGNTGGNSGGTGGNTDAGGKPKPPTTTTPPSPTALVKTFTNILGLILWK